In Candidatus Dependentiae bacterium, a single genomic region encodes these proteins:
- a CDS encoding KH domain-containing protein, with product MLKDTVTYLVKQLVAHPEKVQIQEVDAEQGRALKIIVDHEDIGKVIGKDGQSIKSIRSLVALFKAENEPFLDVVIDS from the coding sequence ATGTTAAAAGACACTGTTACTTATCTGGTTAAACAATTGGTTGCTCATCCTGAAAAAGTTCAAATTCAAGAAGTAGATGCTGAGCAGGGAAGAGCATTAAAAATTATTGTAGACCATGAAGATATTGGAAAAGTAATTGGCAAAGATGGCCAATCAATTAAATCAATTCGTTCATTAGTTGCATTATTCAAAGCGGAAAACGAGCCGTTTCTTGATGTAGTAATTGATAGCTGA
- a CDS encoding tetratricopeptide repeat-containing glycosyltransferase family protein, with translation MKQWLLITILACSYLHANGDDFQSLFEQANTAFSKRDFNKATELYKQIVEIRQDIPQVYFNLGVVLLQTKNHNEAIEALKTSIALKNEYPKAYFQLGKAYQNIGNNAQAEQMYRTALAQDAHYFDPLAPLAGMLRDQNKFKDAVELYKEAIELRPRDIQVMLDLANTLNTDNQTEEALEWYFKLLELIPDNPAILYNIAYTLKKLNRLEDAIPYYNRTLTINPNHSEAHFSYGLALLLTGNCHPDNWKKGWEEYEWRWKRGSDKQKLRQYTQPVWDGSDLYGKTLFIWAEQGLGDTFEFVRYAKVAKDMGAAKVIVAVQKPLLDIISLCPYIDKIIWTQDKPPYFDFHAPMLSMPYYMQTRLNNVPAEIPYLYADPELVEEWKEILSADTNFRIGICWQGNPNYSTQFLRMAVAAKSMSITKFLPIMELPGVSVYSLQKMTGTDQLADLPEDAPLIVFGDDFDQSKGRFMDTAAVMKNLDLIITIDTSICHIAAGLGVPTWNLLPNPPDWRWMLDCDNTPWFGNMRLFRQPTPGDWDSVMQKVVKELKAHLYDGKPLITFKHPFES, from the coding sequence ATGAAACAATGGCTATTAATAACCATATTGGCATGCAGTTATCTGCATGCCAACGGCGACGATTTCCAATCTCTTTTTGAGCAGGCTAATACAGCATTTTCAAAAAGAGATTTTAACAAAGCAACTGAACTCTATAAACAGATTGTTGAAATTCGCCAAGACATACCACAGGTATATTTCAACCTTGGCGTGGTATTACTACAAACAAAAAATCATAATGAAGCAATTGAAGCATTAAAAACTTCCATCGCACTCAAAAATGAATACCCTAAAGCTTATTTCCAACTCGGCAAAGCATATCAAAATATTGGCAATAATGCCCAAGCAGAACAGATGTACCGCACAGCTCTTGCACAAGATGCCCACTATTTTGATCCTCTTGCACCGTTAGCAGGCATGCTACGAGATCAAAACAAGTTTAAAGATGCCGTAGAACTCTATAAAGAAGCAATCGAATTGCGCCCGCGCGATATCCAAGTAATGCTTGATCTTGCAAATACATTAAACACCGACAACCAAACCGAAGAAGCACTTGAATGGTATTTCAAATTGCTAGAGCTTATTCCAGACAATCCTGCAATTCTATATAACATTGCCTATACACTCAAAAAACTCAATCGACTAGAAGATGCAATCCCTTATTATAATCGCACTCTTACCATAAATCCTAATCATTCTGAAGCACATTTCAGTTATGGCCTTGCATTATTACTCACAGGAAATTGTCATCCGGATAATTGGAAAAAAGGCTGGGAAGAATATGAATGGCGCTGGAAACGTGGAAGCGACAAACAAAAATTACGCCAATATACACAACCGGTATGGGACGGTTCTGACTTATACGGAAAAACATTATTCATTTGGGCAGAACAAGGACTTGGCGATACATTTGAATTTGTTCGTTATGCAAAAGTTGCAAAAGATATGGGAGCAGCAAAAGTTATTGTTGCTGTACAAAAACCATTACTCGATATCATAAGTTTATGCCCTTACATTGATAAAATTATCTGGACACAAGACAAACCACCTTACTTTGACTTCCATGCACCGATGCTTTCGATGCCCTACTACATGCAAACACGTCTTAACAATGTCCCGGCGGAAATTCCTTATCTTTATGCAGATCCTGAATTGGTTGAGGAATGGAAAGAAATTTTGAGTGCGGATACTAACTTTAGAATTGGTATTTGTTGGCAAGGGAACCCAAATTACTCAACTCAATTTTTACGTATGGCGGTTGCCGCAAAATCAATGTCTATCACTAAGTTCTTACCTATTATGGAACTTCCGGGAGTAAGTGTTTATAGTTTGCAAAAAATGACCGGAACTGATCAACTTGCTGATCTACCTGAAGATGCACCACTCATTGTTTTTGGTGATGATTTTGATCAATCAAAAGGTCGCTTTATGGATACCGCAGCAGTTATGAAGAATCTTGATTTAATTATTACCATTGATACATCAATTTGCCATATTGCGGCAGGACTTGGTGTACCAACATGGAATTTGTTACCTAATCCACCCGATTGGCGTTGGATGCTTGATTGTGACAACACACCATGGTTTGGCAACATGCGCCTATTCCGTCAACCGACACCGGGAGATTGGGATTCAGTAATGCAAAAAGTGGTTAAAGAATTAAAAGCACATTTATATGATGGAAAACCACTCATCACATTTAAACATCCATTTGAATCATAA
- the trmD gene encoding tRNA (guanosine(37)-N1)-methyltransferase TrmD, which yields MNISIASVFPELYQSFLSTSLIKRAQEKKIIDVHLESFFSFVEPKKRIDAPTFGPGPGMLIKPDVVEKAIDSAHARFGPSYNIFFSPQGKMLDQPMLKKLAGIFQEKKHIMLLPARYEGMDARVEQMYADETISIGNYVLMGGDIPAMVLLEGLLRYIPGVVSKEFSVEQDSFTGAFVDYPAFTEPVEWNGMCVPDVVRSGNHQAIEDWRKEQAVKLSIKKHFTWVQNQVQTIEDKKEVERHLPSHYVMLCHSNVLIGEDKQPGTTSVTSLDIHDIARSCKTYGIKKYWLLTPLADQQRIVKRFLGFWGSDVGSNYNAQRKKAIAHVDLSDSVEKVIDQIEQKEGKKPLLVATSARLVNQGKAITFFDQEKVWQHDRPVLLIFGTGKGLTDEFVGRCDYLLTPVEGFSSYNHLSVRSAAAIVLDRWLGIHNKNV from the coding sequence ATGAATATTTCAATAGCTTCAGTATTCCCTGAATTATATCAGTCGTTTTTGTCAACCAGTTTGATTAAGCGTGCACAAGAAAAAAAGATTATAGATGTTCATCTAGAGTCTTTTTTTTCATTTGTTGAACCAAAAAAGCGTATTGATGCACCAACCTTTGGTCCGGGACCGGGGATGCTCATTAAGCCTGATGTGGTAGAAAAAGCAATTGATTCAGCGCACGCACGATTTGGTCCATCATACAACATATTTTTTTCACCGCAAGGTAAAATGCTTGATCAACCAATGCTCAAAAAATTGGCCGGCATTTTTCAAGAAAAAAAACATATTATGTTGTTGCCTGCTCGTTATGAAGGAATGGATGCTCGTGTTGAACAAATGTATGCTGATGAGACTATTTCCATTGGAAATTATGTATTGATGGGTGGTGATATCCCGGCTATGGTTTTATTGGAAGGTTTATTGCGTTATATACCGGGAGTTGTGTCAAAAGAATTTTCTGTAGAACAAGACTCGTTTACCGGTGCATTTGTTGATTATCCGGCATTTACTGAGCCTGTCGAATGGAATGGTATGTGTGTGCCCGATGTCGTGCGTTCAGGAAATCATCAAGCAATTGAGGATTGGCGTAAAGAGCAAGCGGTTAAACTATCGATAAAAAAACATTTTACTTGGGTACAAAACCAGGTACAAACGATTGAAGATAAAAAAGAAGTTGAACGACATTTACCGTCACATTATGTAATGTTGTGCCATTCAAATGTTCTTATTGGTGAGGACAAGCAACCGGGAACCACTTCGGTGACGTCTTTAGATATTCATGATATTGCTCGCTCATGTAAAACATATGGCATTAAGAAATATTGGTTGCTAACGCCACTTGCTGATCAACAAAGAATTGTGAAACGCTTTTTGGGCTTTTGGGGCTCAGATGTGGGCAGTAATTATAACGCACAACGAAAAAAAGCGATTGCACATGTTGATTTGTCAGATTCGGTTGAAAAAGTGATTGATCAGATCGAGCAAAAAGAGGGCAAAAAACCGCTATTAGTAGCGACTTCTGCACGTCTTGTGAACCAGGGAAAAGCGATTACATTCTTCGATCAAGAAAAAGTGTGGCAACATGATCGGCCTGTTTTGCTGATATTTGGTACTGGTAAAGGACTCACAGATGAGTTTGTAGGGCGTTGTGATTATTTATTGACTCCTGTTGAAGGTTTTTCTTCATATAATCACCTTTCGGTCCGTTCTGCTGCAGCTATAGTATTAGATCGCTGGTTGGGTATACATAATAAAAATGTATAA
- the ffh gene encoding signal recognition particle protein, giving the protein MFDFLSKRFASIFEKFDKNSKLSENNIKDTLSVITDALLEADVPHNLVQSFVNDVQKEVIGQKVTKSLKPGDQFIKIIHDRLKHFLGDADAKDFAFNASAIILVMGLQGSGKTTSIAKMAHLIKQDKKHKKILLASVDFYRPAAIDQLEQLAQKAHTSFYRSPETDPVKAAQDILRHYTSERFDYLFLDTAGRLHVDNDMLHELREVKQCVEPTYNFLVLDAMTGQESLNVAQAFDQAVGFDYAMLSKMDSDTRGGAAFSFRYALKKPIHFVGVGEKLEDIELFRPDRMAGRILDMGDVVTLAEKAEKKIAKEDQDSLYNAMMKGQFTLDDFAKQMEMMSKLGSMGSLMKYMPGMGNMQISAQQLEQGEKELKLFKAIMKSMTKKERIAPKILNSSRKDRIAKGAGVAVSDINLLLSRFEQSQQYVKLLSKLGRGQRFF; this is encoded by the coding sequence ATGTTTGATTTTCTATCTAAGCGGTTTGCTTCCATATTCGAGAAATTTGATAAAAACAGTAAACTTTCAGAAAATAATATTAAAGATACTCTTTCAGTTATCACAGATGCTTTACTTGAGGCTGATGTCCCACATAATTTAGTCCAGTCGTTTGTCAATGATGTGCAAAAAGAGGTGATTGGGCAAAAGGTAACCAAATCACTCAAACCGGGTGATCAGTTTATAAAGATAATTCATGATCGTTTAAAGCATTTTTTGGGTGATGCTGATGCCAAAGATTTTGCATTTAATGCATCGGCGATTATTTTGGTTATGGGCCTGCAAGGCTCAGGCAAAACCACTTCAATTGCAAAAATGGCACATTTGATTAAACAAGATAAAAAACATAAAAAAATTCTTTTAGCTTCAGTTGATTTTTATCGTCCTGCAGCAATTGATCAACTTGAACAATTAGCACAAAAAGCCCATACTTCTTTTTATCGTTCACCTGAAACTGATCCGGTAAAAGCGGCACAAGACATTCTAAGGCATTATACATCAGAACGTTTTGATTATCTGTTTTTGGATACTGCAGGCCGTTTGCATGTTGATAATGATATGTTGCATGAATTGCGTGAAGTTAAACAGTGTGTTGAACCAACCTATAATTTTTTAGTGCTTGATGCAATGACAGGACAAGAGTCTCTTAATGTCGCACAGGCTTTCGATCAAGCTGTTGGGTTTGATTATGCAATGTTGTCAAAGATGGATAGCGATACGCGTGGTGGTGCTGCGTTTTCATTTCGTTATGCTCTGAAAAAGCCGATACATTTTGTAGGTGTTGGTGAAAAATTAGAAGATATTGAACTGTTTAGACCCGATCGTATGGCAGGACGTATTTTGGATATGGGCGATGTGGTTACTTTGGCTGAAAAGGCGGAAAAAAAGATTGCAAAAGAAGATCAAGATTCATTGTATAATGCTATGATGAAAGGTCAGTTTACCCTAGATGATTTTGCAAAACAGATGGAAATGATGAGTAAGTTAGGTTCGATGGGTTCTTTAATGAAATATATGCCTGGTATGGGGAATATGCAAATTTCTGCTCAACAGCTGGAACAGGGTGAAAAAGAGCTGAAATTATTCAAAGCTATTATGAAATCTATGACCAAAAAAGAGCGTATAGCACCTAAAATACTCAATAGTTCAAGAAAAGACCGAATAGCCAAGGGTGCAGGAGTTGCCGTTTCAGATATAAATCTTTTACTTTCGCGCTTTGAACAAAGTCAACAATATGTTAAACTGTTAAGCAAGTTAGGTCGCGGACAGCGATTTTTTTAA
- the rplS gene encoding 50S ribosomal protein L19 — protein sequence MKANQLTKETINSLGIYDRDFPAFEVGDAIAVSLRIKEGTKERLQIFEGDVIAINKNGASSSFTVRKIGANSVAVERIFPFYSPLIDSIKFIRYGKCCRAKLYYMRDRIGKAARVEEKVMTREQREQKAASRKQLLEARKAAMSMPKVTEEVVEKKESE from the coding sequence ATGAAAGCGAATCAACTTACCAAAGAAACAATTAATTCATTGGGTATATATGATCGCGATTTTCCAGCTTTTGAAGTTGGAGACGCAATTGCAGTTTCTCTACGTATTAAAGAGGGCACAAAGGAACGTTTACAGATATTTGAAGGTGATGTTATTGCTATAAATAAAAACGGTGCATCTTCATCATTTACCGTAAGAAAAATCGGTGCAAACTCTGTTGCTGTTGAGCGTATATTTCCATTTTATTCTCCACTTATTGATTCAATTAAGTTTATAAGATATGGTAAATGTTGTCGTGCAAAACTGTACTACATGCGTGATCGTATTGGTAAAGCTGCACGAGTTGAAGAAAAAGTTATGACACGTGAGCAACGTGAGCAAAAAGCAGCATCTCGAAAACAATTGTTAGAAGCTCGTAAAGCTGCTATGTCTATGCCAAAAGTAACTGAAGAAGTTGTTGAAAAAAAGGAATCTGAGTAA
- a CDS encoding tetratricopeptide repeat protein, which produces MKLKRSLLLLLLAPLQAHTYDLKELSQQYLKKAERCKADDNMQEALQHYKNAISLNPDDFMLTFNTANELYNQGHHKEAVDYYNRAAKLSPHVEQVYFNRGVVLTQMKKHEQAADSFMQAINTKPTYAKAYVHAGRAFEECGKHDQAINIYHKGIEINPKDAALHHRLGLVYKHLDRFEEAIEQLRIATQKNPYSNTYKLELANALHLIDGSWEALQLYEKILEQNPNNHHVLYNFGYTLKKMGYIERALEVYDRVLEKNPDYALARFSRSITYLTLEDWYHGWPEYEWRWTAYNESPKKFDCPVWDGCDIAGQRILIYAEQGLGDTIQFVRYAELIKNLGAYVIVQTQEPLKDLLKLCPYIDEVYARGEPLPQFDTHIAMMSLPMVFKTEIETTPDNVPYIFAKPELVAYWADQLKDDHNFKIGICWQGNPNYRTQFLRQAVAGKSMHVNEFAPIARLNGVSLYNLQKMGGEEQLKELADDIVIRSFGPDLDSEHGRFMDTVAIMKNLDLIITIDTGTCHVAAALGVPTWNLLPNPADWRWMLDRNDTPWYNNMRLFKQPKPGDWAGAIEKCKQALIPILRGEKTVEQVTAKKGRIKQLRPYQAMNQIDYEASSEKKDANRSVHEMNTQQFTFDPIKSSATSPVAYHEIQKTKAPQQTYKTSDVYQKAMQKLTKEHPEVQQFMEQRQEEMNLNTLTSKLIAINKQLWQLDNELKETDASVFNDKFVELANKIAATVQHKQYIKHHISQLTQQAE; this is translated from the coding sequence ATGAAGCTCAAAAGATCTTTACTGTTATTACTTCTTGCTCCCTTACAGGCTCATACTTATGATCTCAAAGAACTATCTCAACAATACCTAAAAAAGGCAGAACGGTGTAAAGCTGATGACAATATGCAGGAAGCTTTACAACATTATAAAAATGCGATTTCACTCAACCCTGATGATTTCATGTTAACTTTCAATACTGCAAATGAACTCTATAATCAAGGGCATCATAAAGAGGCTGTTGATTATTATAATCGTGCTGCAAAATTAAGCCCACATGTTGAGCAAGTTTATTTTAATCGTGGTGTCGTACTTACACAAATGAAAAAACATGAACAAGCGGCTGATTCATTTATGCAAGCAATAAATACAAAACCTACTTATGCAAAAGCATATGTACATGCCGGCAGAGCATTTGAAGAGTGTGGCAAACATGATCAAGCAATCAATATCTATCACAAAGGAATTGAGATTAATCCTAAAGATGCCGCCTTACATCATCGCCTGGGATTAGTATATAAACATCTGGATCGATTTGAAGAGGCGATAGAACAGTTGCGCATAGCAACACAAAAAAATCCATACAGCAACACCTATAAATTGGAACTTGCCAATGCCCTTCATTTAATTGATGGTTCATGGGAAGCATTACAACTGTATGAAAAAATATTAGAACAGAACCCAAATAATCATCACGTATTATATAATTTTGGTTATACACTTAAAAAAATGGGCTATATTGAGCGCGCACTTGAAGTATATGATCGCGTGTTGGAAAAAAACCCTGACTATGCATTAGCACGTTTTAGCCGTTCAATAACCTATTTAACACTTGAAGATTGGTATCACGGATGGCCTGAATATGAATGGCGTTGGACCGCATATAATGAATCACCAAAAAAATTCGATTGTCCGGTATGGGATGGCTGCGACATTGCAGGCCAACGTATTTTAATTTATGCAGAACAAGGATTAGGTGACACTATTCAGTTTGTACGTTATGCAGAACTTATTAAAAATTTAGGAGCTTATGTTATTGTACAAACACAAGAACCTCTCAAGGATCTGCTGAAACTTTGTCCATACATTGATGAAGTGTATGCTCGAGGCGAGCCATTACCACAATTTGATACACATATTGCAATGATGAGCTTACCAATGGTATTCAAAACTGAAATTGAAACGACTCCGGACAATGTTCCTTATATTTTTGCAAAACCTGAACTGGTTGCATACTGGGCTGACCAATTGAAAGATGATCATAATTTCAAAATTGGTATCTGTTGGCAAGGGAACCCGAACTATCGCACACAATTTTTACGCCAAGCAGTTGCGGGCAAATCAATGCATGTCAATGAGTTTGCACCAATTGCACGATTAAATGGCGTATCATTATATAACCTCCAAAAAATGGGCGGAGAAGAACAACTCAAAGAACTTGCTGACGATATCGTGATTCGATCCTTTGGTCCTGATCTTGACAGCGAACATGGTAGATTTATGGATACGGTAGCAATCATGAAAAATCTTGATTTAATTATCACTATTGATACCGGAACCTGTCATGTTGCAGCCGCACTTGGTGTACCTACATGGAACTTATTGCCAAACCCTGCCGATTGGCGTTGGATGCTGGATCGCAATGACACTCCATGGTATAACAATATGCGCCTGTTTAAACAACCTAAACCGGGCGATTGGGCTGGTGCAATTGAAAAATGCAAACAGGCTCTCATACCGATTTTACGTGGTGAAAAAACAGTTGAACAAGTAACAGCAAAAAAAGGTCGCATAAAACAACTGCGCCCTTATCAAGCAATGAACCAAATTGATTATGAAGCTTCGTCTGAAAAAAAGGATGCTAACCGTTCAGTTCATGAAATGAATACGCAACAATTCACTTTTGATCCAATCAAATCCAGTGCAACCTCTCCAGTTGCGTATCATGAAATACAAAAAACAAAAGCACCTCAACAGACCTACAAAACATCTGATGTATATCAGAAAGCGATGCAAAAATTAACAAAAGAGCATCCTGAAGTACAACAATTTATGGAGCAACGACAAGAAGAAATGAATCTCAATACACTCACTTCAAAGCTAATTGCGATCAATAAACAGCTTTGGCAATTGGATAATGAACTCAAAGAGACCGATGCTTCAGTTTTTAATGATAAATTTGTAGAGCTGGCTAACAAAATTGCAGCTACAGTACAACACAAACAATATATTAAACATCACATCTCTCAACTTACCCAACAAGCCGAATGA
- a CDS encoding tetratricopeptide repeat protein, with the protein MYYYLLLLIISYNIQAHDFKTVVNNAMQAFNEQSYDQAESYFQQADAMYPDQPELLSNLATCYKKNQKTENAIELLYRVIKLKPDYTKAYLQLIALLKEANHHDEVTRLYKKLLTLEPENASIHIECARYYKEQEQFNLCVEHYKKAVQLEPNSYAYRFELAIIYTLLGQTKKAIKLYDQMLKKNPNNITMIYNKGYAYKMQGDADIAIELYKKAIELDANYNAAHFALGMAYLIKGDFKNGWEKHARYLKQVNRNGDKLRTFFAEGTTQGKRILLRPEGGLGDTINFIRYARELKKYGIHVIVAAQKPLYELLKQCDYIDELIKIGDPMTPFDDHTTLMSIPAILHSHEQRLSDFSPYIAPDPERVAYWGEYLQHDSNFKIGICWEASVANDVSRPPVARRGMPLELMYILSELDNVSLYSLQQHDGVEQLQSIPPYFKVHLFDATFDKTHGSFVDTAAVMHHMDLIISVDTAIAHLAGAMAKPIWLLLPWATDWRWLEHKTTSPWYPTMKIFKQPKPFDWQTPMNNIFWRLMKKTQ; encoded by the coding sequence ATGTACTATTACTTGCTTTTACTTATAATATCATACAATATACAAGCTCATGATTTCAAAACTGTCGTTAACAACGCTATGCAGGCATTTAATGAACAGTCATATGATCAAGCAGAATCATACTTTCAGCAAGCTGATGCCATGTATCCGGATCAACCCGAACTCCTCTCTAACTTAGCAACATGCTATAAAAAAAATCAAAAAACTGAAAATGCAATTGAACTATTATACCGTGTCATCAAACTTAAACCTGATTATACTAAAGCATATCTACAACTCATCGCTTTATTAAAAGAAGCGAATCATCATGATGAAGTCACTCGTCTTTATAAAAAACTGTTAACTCTTGAACCGGAAAATGCATCGATACATATTGAATGTGCACGTTACTATAAAGAACAAGAGCAATTTAACCTGTGCGTTGAACATTATAAAAAAGCAGTTCAACTTGAACCCAATAGTTATGCCTATCGTTTTGAACTCGCCATTATCTATACCCTTTTAGGACAAACAAAAAAAGCAATTAAACTATATGATCAAATGCTCAAAAAAAACCCTAATAACATTACCATGATCTATAACAAAGGATATGCATATAAAATGCAAGGTGATGCCGATATTGCTATAGAGTTATATAAAAAAGCAATTGAACTTGATGCCAACTATAATGCAGCGCATTTTGCACTTGGCATGGCATATCTCATTAAAGGTGATTTCAAAAACGGTTGGGAAAAACATGCACGCTATTTAAAACAAGTAAATCGCAATGGTGACAAACTGCGTACATTTTTTGCCGAAGGCACTACGCAAGGTAAACGTATTTTATTAAGACCTGAAGGAGGTTTGGGTGATACCATAAACTTTATACGTTATGCGCGTGAACTAAAAAAATATGGCATCCATGTCATTGTAGCAGCCCAAAAACCGTTATATGAACTCCTGAAACAATGTGACTACATTGATGAACTTATAAAAATTGGCGATCCAATGACACCATTTGATGATCACACTACATTAATGAGCATTCCTGCAATTCTACATAGTCATGAACAACGATTATCTGATTTTTCACCTTACATCGCACCTGATCCTGAACGTGTTGCCTATTGGGGCGAATATTTACAACATGACAGTAACTTTAAAATTGGCATTTGCTGGGAAGCAAGTGTTGCCAATGATGTTTCACGTCCGCCGGTTGCACGTCGCGGCATGCCTCTTGAATTGATGTATATTCTCTCAGAACTTGATAATGTCAGCCTATATAGTTTGCAACAACATGATGGCGTTGAACAACTGCAATCTATTCCGCCCTACTTCAAGGTCCATCTCTTTGATGCAACCTTTGATAAAACACATGGTAGTTTTGTTGACACCGCAGCAGTTATGCATCATATGGATTTAATTATTTCAGTCGATACAGCAATTGCACATTTAGCCGGAGCTATGGCAAAACCGATTTGGCTATTATTGCCCTGGGCCACCGATTGGCGCTGGTTGGAACACAAAACAACATCGCCTTGGTATCCAACCATGAAAATATTCAAACAACCAAAACCATTTGATTGGCAAACACCAATGAATAATATTTTTTGGCGATTGATGAAAAAAACACAATAA
- the hflX gene encoding GTPase HflX — protein sequence MAKKPFYLTKEFPKTMIIGVHAPYNRTPNINAYFDEFKNLVKSSRAHYDTEQYVKIRTIDSAYFITRGKLEDLRKHAEEHNIEEVIISDAVTAQQQRNLEGVFDCKVIDRTGLILEIFEKAAHSAEGKKQVEIAKLQFQKSRLTGKGVSMSQQSKQSSSASGSRGPGETAKENELRYIRNSIYTLRKELARIQRTRIEQRKRRLSSGQLQIALIGYTNAGKSTILNALAKSDVLAEDKLFATLDTTTRELWIESQRIGLISDTVGFIQRLPHLLIEAFKSTLAELQYADLLLHVVDLSDENWQEDIKIVHEILDELNVHKEMLYVFNKKDKVEDLDERLPLLKNYYPHVIISSLSKDSMKPLTDFLSNWKKQQ from the coding sequence ATGGCTAAAAAACCTTTCTATCTCACTAAAGAATTCCCAAAAACAATGATTATAGGTGTCCACGCTCCTTATAATCGTACCCCTAACATTAATGCATATTTTGATGAATTTAAAAATTTAGTAAAATCAAGCCGTGCACATTATGACACTGAACAGTATGTCAAAATACGCACAATCGACTCAGCATACTTCATTACTCGTGGTAAACTCGAAGATTTAAGAAAGCATGCTGAAGAGCACAACATTGAAGAAGTTATCATTTCTGATGCTGTCACAGCCCAACAGCAACGCAATTTAGAAGGAGTCTTTGACTGTAAAGTCATCGATCGCACCGGCTTAATTTTGGAAATTTTTGAAAAAGCTGCACATTCTGCTGAGGGGAAAAAGCAGGTTGAAATTGCAAAGCTACAATTTCAAAAATCACGACTGACCGGCAAAGGCGTCTCCATGAGTCAGCAATCAAAGCAATCAAGTTCAGCCAGTGGATCACGCGGTCCGGGTGAAACCGCAAAAGAAAATGAACTTCGTTATATAAGAAATAGCATCTATACATTAAGAAAAGAGTTGGCACGCATTCAACGCACACGCATTGAACAACGTAAACGAAGATTAAGTTCAGGCCAACTGCAAATCGCTTTAATTGGTTACACCAATGCAGGAAAATCAACCATCCTGAATGCATTAGCAAAATCTGATGTTTTGGCAGAAGACAAACTATTTGCAACCTTAGACACCACGACACGTGAATTATGGATTGAATCACAAAGAATCGGTCTTATTTCAGACACCGTTGGTTTTATTCAGCGACTTCCTCATTTACTGATTGAAGCATTCAAATCTACACTAGCTGAACTGCAATATGCTGATCTGCTCTTACACGTTGTAGATCTTTCTGATGAAAACTGGCAAGAGGATATCAAAATTGTTCATGAAATCTTAGATGAACTCAATGTTCATAAAGAAATGCTCTATGTATTTAACAAAAAAGATAAAGTCGAAGATCTTGATGAACGGTTACCCTTATTAAAAAATTACTATCCACACGTAATCATTTCAAGTCTATCAAAAGATTCCATGAAACCGCTTACTGACTTTTTATCCAACTGGAAAAAACAACAATAA
- the rpsP gene encoding 30S ribosomal protein S16 gives MPVKIRLSRVGKKHAPFYRVVSVDGRKKRDGAFLDDLGTYDALKSTLVRFDQEGYERRIAQGAVPTDSVKKIYNQFKADAAKPTVKVVKKAAPKKAVKKEAAVKEETPEIKE, from the coding sequence ATGCCAGTTAAAATTCGTTTATCCCGTGTTGGGAAAAAACATGCCCCTTTTTATCGTGTAGTTTCTGTTGATGGACGTAAAAAACGTGATGGTGCTTTTTTAGATGATTTAGGTACATATGATGCCCTTAAAAGTACTCTAGTTCGTTTTGATCAAGAAGGTTATGAGCGTCGTATTGCTCAGGGTGCTGTTCCAACTGATTCAGTGAAAAAGATTTATAACCAGTTTAAAGCTGATGCTGCAAAGCCGACCGTAAAAGTAGTAAAAAAAGCTGCTCCTAAAAAAGCAGTAAAAAAAGAAGCAGCTGTCAAAGAAGAAACACCGGAAATCAAAGAGTAA